In the Pogona vitticeps strain Pit_001003342236 chromosome 2, PviZW2.1, whole genome shotgun sequence genome, AATTAAGCACTTGAAAAGGTCTCCCCTTACAAGAAGCACTTGGGTTATGAAAAGCTCCAGGCTTCAAACTGTAGAGGATGTGCCCAGCAAAGGTCTGGGGAAGTGAGGGACCAGGAGGGAGCGGGCTCTtcggggaaggaggggaaggaccTCCATGACCCTCAGAGGTCAGAAGACAGAACAGCAGGCTTTTGGGAGCTGGTTCTAGCCGGAAAGCCTTTGCAAACGCCAGGAGCTCAGAAGAGGACCATCTGAGCCTCAGAGAAGTGGCTGGCAGGGAGAGGAGGTGGCCGGCTGTCCCTTGATCATCTGAAAAAGAACAAGGAGGACATGGTGAGGAAAAAGCTCCCAGTTCTCACGTGACTGGCggatggatatactgtatatattttcttggCAAGTGTCACAATGGGTCTGGCCTTGGACTCAGCTTCATAAGGTGGAAAGGGCGACACTGTTTTGCTGCTCTTTGGTTCAAAGCCATTTCATTGGCACCCCAACCCATCTGTCACCCAAACGGGCAGACAGACAGAAGGCTGCGCCCCATATATTGAATAAAGGCACAGGCATGGTGCATGTCAAAACAAAGAACTCTGCCCTTCCTTCTACAGGTTGAAGCACCAAGATGTCCTGTGAGATCTCTACAAGGTGGTGTAGAACAGATCAGAATCTTATCTTTCTAtctctatatatttttgtttgtttgtttcgtttGTTccgtcttccctccctccctccctcccttcgcctTCCCTTGCCTTGGCTTTTCTTAGAATGGGGTGCAAAGTTCCTCTCAGCCATCTTGGAGATGGCGAGACTCAAGGACCGCCACGAAGGTGTGTGATCTTCCCACAGGATGGCACCGATCCCACTCACACCCTTGTAACCTCCATTTGGGGCTCGGTTTTGTGGGACCGAGATGGATTTGACTCACATGGTGCCGGCGCGATTGTTCCTCTTCCGGGCCTTGAAGAAGAGGATGGTGCCGGCAATGATGCCCAGGATGCCGAGGGTCAAGCCCAGGCCACAGAGGATGTTCTCCATCGTCTCAGAGACGGGAGGAGACACCTTGGGGGCTGAGGAGGAAAAAGGATGGGGGTCAGAGTCTTTGAACCAGGattcccacccctttcccaccACCTGACCCCAGTTTCTGTGGTTCTTCTCTGGAGCTGTTTCTTTTACTTCCTTCCCATTGGGAGAAATGTCTTCTGCTATCTTCTAGCAACCTGCCCCCCAAATGGGTCTGTGAGGGCTCTGTGCTGTTGGCACCCTTGTGTGGGACTGCTTTGCACAGGGGCAGATGTGCGCTCAGAGGTCTGCCTCCCCCTTGAGGCTCCACCTTGTCCTTATCCGAAGACTTAGAACTTCAGAGAAATTTGGAACGGTTGCCAGCCCCTCATCAAAGCCTAGAAGAAGGCTTCTCATCTTCCCTCACACAAAAATGCCAATATGTGTCCTGGTCCTCATCTTTTGGGGCCGAGTCATTTTCAGCTTTGAATCTGGTTCTCTGGTTTCTAAAGCCGGAGGAGACCGAATCCTGCTTACTCCAGATTTTGCTCAGACTCTCCTGGAGGCCCCAGTGGTCCACTTGGCAGGTGTAGAAGTCTCCTTCCTCGGGGACGAAGGCCAGGTAGGAGAACTTGCGGAAAGTCCAGTCCACGCTGGGGTAGAAGGCCGTCTCCTGCACGCCCTCCGAGACCACCTGCCCGTTCTTCAGCCAGGTGATGTTGAGCACTGGAGGGAAGAACCGGTCCACAAAGCAGATGAGCACGTTGGGGTCCCCCAATTCCACTGGGTCTTCGGCATATACGGTTGCTGAAGGAGGAGCTGAGGAAGAATATCAACAAAGTTAGTGGTCCTTGGGATCCAGAGCCCCGTTTCTTtcatgtgaccccccccccacatgatCTCGCTTCTTCCTGAATTCTTTTGCAGTTATTCTGCTTAAATGTATTGGATGGAGGGTTACCTTGAAGGTATCAAACTTGATGGAGTTTTGAGACAGTGTTCAAAGGAAACATGATCTTGCTTCTTCCTGAATGCTTTTGCACTCAAGGTatttgggattttgattccccactgggcctcctgagagaagatccagtctgggtggctttgggcaaactccacagtcccagaatgccctcagaagaagggaatgggaaaccacttctgagtgtctCTATCTAGACACCCCTACAAAGGGTTCCTACAAGGAGAAGCTAAGAAGATGAGCcctcctggatcaggccaagggcccatctagtccggcTTCCTGTCTCTcatggtggccccaccagatgcctctgggagcacatgagaccacgagatccctgtcacctgacccccccccccacatgtggCCTTTGGAGGTCTTTTCCTTCAAAGCCTGGAGGTTATACCTCCCCAACACGacttgtcacctgcaatggactttcactccaggaatctgtcccatccacgttgaaaggcatctaggtcaTATACCATCAccccatcctgtggcaaggagtttcacagacggaacaacacgctgggtcaagaaatattgtCTTTAGTCTCAACCAGTGGGTGTCCCCTGGTTGTGGTCTTGTGTgcgagggaaaagagcttccctctctccacttgatCCACCCCCTGTGTAATTTTAGACATCtccatcatgtcccccctcaggtgcctttccTCTAGGCTAAAGGGCCCCAAATGCTGGAGGATGGGTGTGGAACAAAAACTGACCCAAACACATCGCACCTCCTTGAGTGTGACCATGGTCCTCTCTACGTGGAGGCGAGGTGATGCTCTGGAATCAGGCTCAGGAAGGTAGGGGGCATCCTGGGAGAAAGGATGAAGGGCAGGGCCAAAGGAGGGagcgggggggcagggggagggaaagggagggggttcCCAGGTGCCCCTTCGCCTACCAGCCTCCGCCTGGGTCCTGTTGCTGCGCTTGATCATGATCCCCAGGTTGTTCTTCAGGACGGCCAGGTTGCCCAGCGCCCCCTGCACGTTAAAATCCATGAAGCGGGTCATCTCGGGCAGCCTCCAGACGTTCTGCTTCTGGTCCCAATCCACGTGGACGGTCTCCTCGTCGTCAAACTCGAACATGAGTTCCCCCGCCTCCTTCCTTGAAGGGAAGCTCTCCTGGAAGAAGTCCAGCTCCACCTCCCTGTGAACTGAACCGGGAGGAGCgcgggagaaggagagagagagagagagagagccagggaGGGGAGGATCAGGACCCCCGATCGCCACCACGGATTGAGAAGAAGCCCCTGTCTACCGCAGGGGAAGGACGTCCTTCAAGGCTTCGTCACGGAGTTCTGAAAGGGTCCTCCGGGAACTCCAGCATCCTCTGGGGTCTTTCGCTCACAGACCAGTCCCCAGACAGAAacggccttgggggggggggagagaatgcctTCCCAAAGgacgtgaccccccccccccccggaaggaagaaaggacggacggacggagccTAGCTTCTCTCCCGGCCcggctccctctccctctgcccGATCCCCAGCGCCCGATGGGCTcctcgcccgccccccccccgggccctcccctccttcccccactctccccccccctcctcacctTTCAGGGCGCCGGCCGCCGGCAGGGCGAGCAGGAGCGCCCAGAGCGCCAGGGGAGGGGCTCCTCCGCCTCGAGGGACCGGGGCTGCGGCTCGCTTCATCTCGGGTcggggggggaggcggcgggaGAGGAAGGGGGCGCCGGaggcgaagaagaagaagacttcgGCCGCGCGCTCCCGCGGCTCCCCAAGAGATACTGAGGTTGGACGTGCGAGTAGAGGagcctcctttccccctccccccgggtGGCTGGGCCAATGGGAAAAAGGCCCCGGCGATGACCAGCCGGTTGCCAGGCGGACGGGCCCGGCCCCCGATCCCCACCGGGAGAGCgaagtgggcgggggggggaaagagagagaaagggcggGTCGGCGGTGCCCGTCTGCGCCTCGACCCCAGTCGGCACCGTTTCTGCCCTATCCTACCTGGCAACTGGTGATGCTGTTGAAATGCCAGGAATCTCACCTCAGCCAATGAAAAAAGGCGCCTCGGTGTGACCTGCTTGCCGCCAGGCGAAACTCGAGCACCCGGTCGGGAGACGGAATAGACAAGCACAACAGGCAAGAGCTGGCATTTGCGTTTTgtattactgtatatgttttttttttcttcttttaaaaatttattgatTAATAGTCTCTaacatacaaaaaaacaaaaaacactaaaaaggagaaaaaaggaaaacttcaggagagacaaggaaaaaaaacagactacgtatacaggaaagaaaaacataacTTACCCCTCTATTTAAAGtatccccacccccctttggagtcaaagattccagcctcgttAGCCCCTCCATTCTCCCTATATCCATTTGCTGTGTATATTAATTAGTTCATATATATATCAtaaatttcaccctaaactcctgtcttcttctgggcccaaatatatattagtccccagctttgttttacatagtctcttggctgttcccgtaatgcttctgatagagtgtccagttctgccatgtcccatagcttctttagcagttcttccatcgtcggaacctcttctgttttccatttctgggcccggagtaatctagctgctgtgagtatatacatgagACAATGCTTCAGTTTGTAATCATTTACTCCTGAAAGGAcattcagtaatgccatttcaggttttagctCTAACTTCTGCTGTGTAATTTCTTTTACtaagtcccatacctgtgtccaatagattttgaccttttcacatgtccaccacatatgataataagttcctgcatttattctacacttccaacatatattgctgttaccctctgacatttttgctaatcttacaggtgtataatgccatctataaaacattttgagtgtattttctcttagatttgctggtttcaagaTCTTACAGCTTTCtatccacatcttagtccaattaTCAAGGTCTACGTTATACCCAAAAAtgtttgcccattttatcattgtctctttcaccctctcatcctctagctCATATTCTAGTAGATaagtatacattttcttaattattgcttcatccGTATATAACCACAGTCTGTCCACCTGGACTTTGCCCTTGAAAAAAACCACAGTCCTGtccttttttgtatcttgattctaattatgccattgaccaccagtcaactgctatacccattttttcgaGCTCTTGTTTATCCCTTATCTCCAGTTCTTTTGTTATCAGATTTTCACATGTGGTTAACCTTCCTTTCTGATTCAGAGTTTTTGGTGAGAATGCTTCTATCAGTGCTACCCACATTGGAATTTTCCCATAAGTTTGTGTTTGAAATTTCTGCCATGCCATCCCTAAAGCCTTCCTTATAATATGCTCTCCAAACTGAGGGTGTTCCTTGTGTTTCCCATACCATATATATGCATGTCATCCCAtctttaagtcgtgtccttcTAATTTCAGAAGTATttgattttctagagttatccattccttaatccaGGTCATTGCACAGGCCTTATAATATATCTTTCAAATCTTGTAATAGTTTCAGTTTTATTGTTTGGCCTCTTGTGTTTCCAAAGGAAGTTTGTTGTTATTTTATCCACGCCCCCCTTTTGTTTCAGcgagtggggtgggggcgggggtagGGGGCAGTTCATGGGCTGGATCCTCTCTTCTCCAATTCCATGACCGAGGGGTGCAAGATGACGGGCTGGTCGGGGGCTTCATCTGGTTAGacgggaaagggaaagggaaggtaTCTAGAATAAAGCCTTGTTTTTGCGTGGAAGCATCAGCTGCAGGGGGTGGTCACGTGGGGCACCCCACACCCAccaacacactcacacacagtgacggcccaccatcccgGAGTAAAAGAaagccctcctctctctttcccgtATCTCACTTTTGCtgcatcatagaatcatggagttggaagggacctctgaggccatccagcccaacctcctgctcagtgcgaAATAAAAGTAGATCAGAGAGATGGCAGTTCAGATTCATCCTGAATGCCTCATAAAAGCAAGAAAACAGGGCTAAAAGGGAGTTTGGGCTGTGTCCCGGATCGGACCCTAAACAGAGGTATCATCTGAAAATACATGCTTTGTGTTGTGGTGGTGCACATTACCCATGGGAATTATGCTCAAAAATGCaagcagggccttcttggtggctgctgccagacttccactggaggccagcctggctccatctcttttggccccattgttctccttgcagtccaggggactctcaagagcctcctccagtaccacaattcaaaggcatcaattcttcggcggtcagctttctttatggtccagctctcacttccatacatcacgacaggaaaaaccatagctttgactatttggacttttattgacaaggtgatgtctctgctttttaagatgctgtctaggtatgtcattgctttcctcccaagaagcaggcatcttttaatttcatggctgctatcaccatctgcagtgatcatggagcccaagaaagtaaaatctgtcactgcctccatatcttccccttctatttgccaggaggtgatgggaccagtggccatgatcttagtttttttgatgttgagcttcagaccgttttttcactctcttctttcaccctcattacaaggttccttaattcctcctcaattttttgccatcagagtggtatcatctgcttatgtgaggttgttaatatttctttcggcaatcttaattccggtttgggattcctccagtccagccttctgcatgatgtattctgcatataagttaaataagcagggggacaatatacagccttgtcgtactcctttcccaattttgaaccaatcagttgttccatatccagttctaactgttgcttcctgacccacgtatagttttctcaggagatagataaggtggtcaagcattTGCCACATTTCttaaaggacttgccatagttttctgtgatccacacagtcaaaggcctttgcataatcaatgaagcagatgtagatggttttctggaactctctggctttctcttcgGGAAGCCTTTCCGTTAGTGACTGGCTGGATTACGttttcatatttaaatattttaactaattttttaataaataatgctttcatttaatttttttaagacaTGTGTAAcatactgctttttgcttttaaatgtcttttttttaaaaaaaaattaaccggccttgggttcttttttcagaaaaagcaggggtaaaatatttttaatagataAATACCACATTCTCCCAACCAATAGAACGAAATAAAGCATAATAAAAATCTGTAGTCGTTTAGTGAATCCAGAGAAACACTAGGGGAAAGCCATAGCAAAAATGGAAGGAGGAAGACCAAGTGCAAGAGAGTCACTCACTGTAGGAATCCACGGGCCTGGGTTTGAAAGAGGGCTGAGCTAGGAGACTGCTGTACAGTACTTGTACTGTACTGCCATCGGGACGGATTCTGGCCGCCTCTGCCTGGTGACTGATGATGCCCCGGGCGCTCTCAAGGGCGATTGGCTCCCCGTGGAAACAGGGCCCAATCCGGAGGGCGAAGGGATTGTTGGCTCGAGAAAGTCCCGGACTGGGTCCAGAGTTTCAGCGGGGAGGCCAGCGGCCGGTCCGTCTTCTCCTTGCTGGCCGAGAGGGAACGAACTCAGTCATGGGCCTCCCGGTGGGACGGTGGGGGCTCCTGCTCGCCGCCCTGGCCGCCTGCCTTCCGCAGGTGGAGAGCGGCGCCAGGCCCGCAGGTAAGCcggtctcccttccctccctcttccccccgcCCTCCCCCGGCGGTGTTCGCAGGGACCCTCCCCGCCCTCAAACAGCTGTGCTTGGGGGGCGGAGGtccctcctcttttttcccctccggATCCAGCTGCTGCGCCTGCCGCTTCCCTTCCCCGCCCCGCCGCCTGACACCTGCCTCCTTGGCTTATCTGTCAAGAGTTGAGGATGAAATCATATAATCTGAAATGTTTCGGGATGGGGaggcccttccttccttactgTGGAGGGAGTGCCACCCCCCCAGGCCCCTCCCGGAGATGCCCCCCCCATGGTTTGGAACCCCACTTGTGCGGGAGAAAgcgagagagaggaaaggagccaccccaccccacccccagggctaagctctccttcctctttccttgccCCGAAAGTTCTAAGAAGGCAAAGAGAACCCTCtggatccatttaaaaaataaaaatacaattccaGAAACATAAAAAGCAACGGCCACCAGGCGATCCAGGTGCCCCAGCCTGGATCCATCTAGATCTGCTTAAAGAGAGGCATTTggacattcgggggggggggggaggaaaccaaCCCGAGCCGCACCTCCGGTgacccggtgtgtgtgtgtgttctgtgctgacCGAGGGCAACCCTGACCGGGTGTTCAAAATAAGTGGGGCGTTTAAGGAGTGGCCTCGCCAGtcccgctccccctcccccccccggtcagttCCCAGGGCTGAAGTCCCTGAGCGCCGCAGGCTCTGAGTCCTCTCGGCTCTAGAGCGCCCCCAACAGGAAGGGCGAGCAAACCACTCTGAGGATCTGCCTGTCTTGGTGGGTACCTTGGCTGAACGATAGatttgaagtgggggggggggggaggcttgtttaaaataacatttgtctTCGGAAGACGAGCCGCTTCGGCTCCAGGACGCCCCTTTTTTGCTTTTGGGTTGTCCTGGGTGACCGACAACCCGCCGCCCCCCCCAGTCACAAATATTGCGTCGACTTTTGTGAACCCACAAAAAATGTGAGAGGCACGATATTAATTTCAAGCGAAAGTCCCTGGGTTGGGATTCTTTGAAAAGAAGACCAACCAAGAAGCGAAGCCGAGCAAGACACCGaagtcggggtggggtgggggggtccccGTGGGGCAGGGCCAGCATCGGGGCGAGCGAGGAGG is a window encoding:
- the LOC144587278 gene encoding RLA class II histocompatibility antigen, DP alpha-1 chain-like, whose amino-acid sequence is MKRAAAPVPRGGGAPPLALWALLLALPAAGALKVHREVELDFFQESFPSRKEAGELMFEFDDEETVHVDWDQKQNVWRLPEMTRFMDFNVQGALGNLAVLKNNLGIMIKRSNRTQAEAAPPSATVYAEDPVELGDPNVLICFVDRFFPPVLNITWLKNGQVVSEGVQETAFYPSVDWTFRKFSYLAFVPEEGDFYTCQVDHWGLQESLSKIWTPKVSPPVSETMENILCGLGLTLGILGIIAGTILFFKARKRNNRAGTI